From one Solanum stenotomum isolate F172 chromosome 12, ASM1918654v1, whole genome shotgun sequence genomic stretch:
- the LOC125846287 gene encoding protein DETOXIFICATION 40-like isoform X1, which translates to MGKVLESEAEQPLLPAHGASSELEEVLSDFQLPYFQRLRSAFWIEFQLLFRLAAPAVAVYMINNAMSMSTRIFSGQLGNLQLAAASLGNQGIQLCAYGLMLGMGSAVETLCGQAYGANRYDMLGVYLQRSTIVLSITGIPLAVVYLFSKNILLALGESKQVASEAAVFVYGLIPQIFAYAVNFPIQKFLQSQSIVAPSAYISLGTLFVHLLLSWIVVYKIGLGLIGASLVLSLSWWIIVLAQFIYILRSERCKTTWTGFRWEAFSGLWEFVKLSAASAVMLCLETWYFQILVLLSGLLKNPELALDSISVCMAVNGLMFMVSVGFNAAASVRVSNELGAAHPKSAAFSVFVVTLISFLIAVVEAIIVLCLRNVISYAFTEGEIVANAVSDLCPFLAVTLILNGVQPVLSGVAVGCGWQAFVAYVNVGCYYGVGIPLGCLLGFKYDLGAKGIWTGMIGGTVLQTFILIWFTFRADWNKEVEKAKKHLDKWENVKETLSKE; encoded by the exons ATGGGAAAAGTCCTGGAGTCTGAAGCTGAGCAGCCTTTGTTGCCTGCTCATGGGGCTAGCTCTGAGCTCGAGGAGGTGCTCTCCGATTTCCAATTACCTTACTTTCAACGCCTTAGGTCCGCCTTTTGGATCGAATTCCAGTTACTTTTTCGACTTGCAGCACCTGCAGTAGCTGTGTACATGATCAATAATGCTATGTCCATGTCTACTCGAATCTTTTCGGGTCAACTTGGGAACCTTCAGCTTGCTGCAGCCTCTCTTGGCAATCAAGGCATCCAATTATGTGCGTATGGACTTATG CTAGGAATGGGAAGTGCAGTGGAAACTCTTTGTGGACAAGCATATGGAGCTAATAGATATGACATGTTAGGAGTTTACCTACAAAGATCAACAATAGTACTTTCCATAACAGGCATCCCACTAGCTGTGGTATATTTATTTTCCAAGAACATACTGCTCGCGCTTGGTGAATCGAAACAAGTTGCATCAGAAGCAGCAGTATTTGTGTATGGACTAATCCCTCAAATATTCGCTTACGCGGTGAACTTCCCTATACAGAAGTTCTTGCAATCTCAGAGTATTGTAGCCCCCAGTGCCTATATTTCACTAGGGACTTTGTTTGTACACTTATTGCTGAGTTGGATTGTTGTATACAAAATTGGACTGGGATTGATAGGGGCATCACTGGTGCTGAGTCTTTCTTGGTGGATTATTGTGTTAGCACAGTTTATATACATATTGAGAAGTGAAAGATGTAAGACTACTTGGACAGGTTTTCGATGGGAGGCCTTTAGTGGATTATGGGAATTCGTGAAGTTATCAGCTGCTTCAGCTGTTATGTTGTGTTTGGAGACATGGTATTTTCAAATTCTAGTGTTGCTTTCAGGTTTACTCAAGAATCCTGAGCTTGCATTGGATTCTATCTCAGTTTG CATGGCAGTGAATGGGCTGATGTTCATGGTTTCAGTGGGATTCAATGCTGCTGCTAG TGTGAGAGTGAGCAATGAGCTAGGAGCAGCACATCCAAAGTCAGCAGCATTCTCAGTGTTTGTGGTGACATTAATTTCATTTCTCATAGCTGTGGTGGAAGCTATAATTGTGCTATGTTTGCGCAATGTTATCAGCTATGCATTCACTGAGGGTGAAATTGTGGCCAATGCAGTTTCTGATTTGTGCCCTTTTTTAGCTGTCACACTTATTCTTAATGGCGTTCAACCAGTCTTGTCTG GTGTTGCTGTTGGTTGTGGATGGCAGGCATTTGTTGCATACGTGAATGTAGGGTGTTATTATGGTGTAGGAATTCCATTGGGATGTCTTCTTGGCTTCAAATATGACCTTGGTGCTAAG GGAATATGGACTGGGATGATTGGAGGGACTGTATTGCAAACCTTCATTCTGATTTGGTTCACATTCCGTGCAGATTGGAACAAAGAG gtAGAGAAAGCTAAAAAACATTTGGACAAATGGGAAAATGTAAAAGAAACTCTAAGCAAGGAATGA
- the LOC125846287 gene encoding protein DETOXIFICATION 40-like isoform X2, whose product MGKVLESEAEQPLLPAHGASSELEEVLSDFQLPYFQRLRSAFWIEFQLLFRLAAPAVAVYMINNAMSMSTRIFSGQLGNLQLAAASLGNQGIQLCAYGLMLGMGSAVETLCGQAYGANRYDMLGVYLQRSTIVLSITGIPLAVVYLFSKNILLALGESKQVASEAAVFVYGLIPQIFAYAVNFPIQKFLQSQSIVAPSAYISLGTLFVHLLLSWIVVYKIGLGLIGASLVLSLSWWIIVLAQFIYILRSERCKTTWTGFRWEAFSGLWEFVKLSAASAVMLCLETWYFQILVLLSGLLKNPELALDSISVCMAVNGLMFMVSVGFNAAASVRVSNELGAAHPKSAAFSVFVVTLISFLIAVVEAIIVLCLRNVISYAFTEGEIVANAVSDLCPFLAVTLILNGVQPVLSEVDITSLFERRIGEKETT is encoded by the exons ATGGGAAAAGTCCTGGAGTCTGAAGCTGAGCAGCCTTTGTTGCCTGCTCATGGGGCTAGCTCTGAGCTCGAGGAGGTGCTCTCCGATTTCCAATTACCTTACTTTCAACGCCTTAGGTCCGCCTTTTGGATCGAATTCCAGTTACTTTTTCGACTTGCAGCACCTGCAGTAGCTGTGTACATGATCAATAATGCTATGTCCATGTCTACTCGAATCTTTTCGGGTCAACTTGGGAACCTTCAGCTTGCTGCAGCCTCTCTTGGCAATCAAGGCATCCAATTATGTGCGTATGGACTTATG CTAGGAATGGGAAGTGCAGTGGAAACTCTTTGTGGACAAGCATATGGAGCTAATAGATATGACATGTTAGGAGTTTACCTACAAAGATCAACAATAGTACTTTCCATAACAGGCATCCCACTAGCTGTGGTATATTTATTTTCCAAGAACATACTGCTCGCGCTTGGTGAATCGAAACAAGTTGCATCAGAAGCAGCAGTATTTGTGTATGGACTAATCCCTCAAATATTCGCTTACGCGGTGAACTTCCCTATACAGAAGTTCTTGCAATCTCAGAGTATTGTAGCCCCCAGTGCCTATATTTCACTAGGGACTTTGTTTGTACACTTATTGCTGAGTTGGATTGTTGTATACAAAATTGGACTGGGATTGATAGGGGCATCACTGGTGCTGAGTCTTTCTTGGTGGATTATTGTGTTAGCACAGTTTATATACATATTGAGAAGTGAAAGATGTAAGACTACTTGGACAGGTTTTCGATGGGAGGCCTTTAGTGGATTATGGGAATTCGTGAAGTTATCAGCTGCTTCAGCTGTTATGTTGTGTTTGGAGACATGGTATTTTCAAATTCTAGTGTTGCTTTCAGGTTTACTCAAGAATCCTGAGCTTGCATTGGATTCTATCTCAGTTTG CATGGCAGTGAATGGGCTGATGTTCATGGTTTCAGTGGGATTCAATGCTGCTGCTAG TGTGAGAGTGAGCAATGAGCTAGGAGCAGCACATCCAAAGTCAGCAGCATTCTCAGTGTTTGTGGTGACATTAATTTCATTTCTCATAGCTGTGGTGGAAGCTATAATTGTGCTATGTTTGCGCAATGTTATCAGCTATGCATTCACTGAGGGTGAAATTGTGGCCAATGCAGTTTCTGATTTGTGCCCTTTTTTAGCTGTCACACTTATTCTTAATGGCGTTCAACCAGTCTTGTCTG AGGTTGATATCACATCCTTGTTTGAGAGACGAATCGGAGAAAAAGAGACCACATAA